From a single Hevea brasiliensis isolate MT/VB/25A 57/8 unplaced genomic scaffold, ASM3005281v1 Scaf1, whole genome shotgun sequence genomic region:
- the LOC110650044 gene encoding epimerase family protein SDR39U1 homolog, chloroplastic codes for MEVLCRATALTWTHSISPPFLHIPQAFSKLDTRRLTVSCASDKTQKGSQMTVSVTGATGFIGRRLVQRLHADNHYIHVLTRSRSKAELIFPVKDFPRIVIAEEPKWKDSIQGSNAVVNLAGMPINTRWSPEIKKEIKKSRIRVTSKVIDLINDSPDEIRPTVLVSATAVGYYGSSETQVFDERSPSGNDYLAEVCREWEATALKVNKDVRLALIRIGVVLGKDGGALAKMIPLFMMFAGGPVGSGRQWFSWIHLDDIVNLIYEALSNPSYKGVINGTAPNPVRLAEMCEQLGNVLGRPSWLPVPDFALKAVLGEGASVVLDGQKVLPTRARELGFQFQYPYVKDALKTILS; via the exons ATGGAGGTGTTATGCAGGGCCACTGCTTTAACATGGACTCACTCCATCTCTCCTCCTTTCCTTCACATTCCTCAAGCCTTCTCT AAGCTTGATACGAGGAGATTAACTGTATCGTGTGCCTCTGATAAAACCCAAAAG GGAAGTCAGATGACTGTATCGGTAACAGGAGCTACAGGTTTTATAGGTAGAAGATTGGTGCAAAGACTGCATGCAG ATAACCACTATATTCATGTCTTGACACGTTCCAGATCTAAAGCAGAGTTAATATTTCCGG TCAAGGACTTCCCTAGAATTGTGATCGCCGAGGAGCCAAAATGGAAAGACAGCATTCAAGGTTCAAATGCTGTTGTAAATTTGGCTGGAATGCCCATCAATACAAGATGGTCTCCTGAG ATAAAGAAAGAGATTAAAAAAAGCAGGATCAGAGTCACCTCAAAG GTTATAGATTTAATAAATGATTCACCAGATGAAATTCGGCCTACAGTTCTGGTCAGTGCAACAGCTGTCGGTTACTACG GAAGTAGTGAAACACAAGTATTTGATGAGCGCAGTCCATCTGGAAATGACTACTTGGCTGAG GTCTGTAGAGAATGGGAAGCAACAGCCCTTAAAGTCAATAAGGATGTGAGATTAGCACTTATTCGCATTGGTGTTGTTCTTGGAAAAGATGGGGGTGCTTTAG CAAAAATGATCCCTCTCTTCATGATGTTTGCTGGTGGACCTGTGGGCTCAGGACGACAATG GTTTTCTTGGATTCACTTGGATGACATAGTAAACCTAATCTATGAAGCTTTATCAAATCCTTCTTATAAAG GAGTAATCAATGGAACTGCACCAAATCCTGTTCGATTGGCAGAGATGTGTGAACAACTGGGAAATGTCCTAGGCCGGCCCTCATGGCTACCTGTACCAGACTTTGCCCTCAAAGCAGTCCTTGGAGAAGGTGCTTCTGTG GTTTTGGACGGACAAAAAGTGCTTCCTACAAGAGCCAGGGAGTTGGGTTTCCAGTTTCAATATCCCTATGTGAAAGACGCACTTAAAACCATCCTCTCATGA
- the LOC110650047 gene encoding 30S ribosomal protein S31, mitochondrial isoform X1, translated as MATMMQWCGAVARRVLAAQPATRVGVAPILCGRGDKRTKRGKRFKGSYGNSRPKKDKKIERIKDKVEVPSCKPKSCVNGPPEHDHYDQSGKDSNNNFRNCLSPMLPSHPY; from the exons ATGGCGACGATGATGCAGTGGTGCGGCGCTGTAGCGAGGCGGGTGTTGGCGGCTCAGCCGGCAACAAGAGTTGGGGTGGCGCCAATCCTGTGCGGGAGAGGGGATAAGAGGACAAAGAGAGGGAAGAGATTCAAGGGATCGTACGGAAACTCGAGGCCCAAGAAGGACAAGAAGATTGAACGCATCAAGGACAAAGTTGAGGTCCCCAG TTGCAAGCCTAAATCCTGTGTAAATGGTCCACCAGAGCATGATCATTATGATCAGAGTGGCAAAGATTCCAACAATAACTTCAGAAATTGTTTGTCTCCCATGCTGCCAAGCCATCCATACTAG
- the LOC110650047 gene encoding 30S ribosomal protein S31, mitochondrial isoform X2, which translates to MATMMQWCGAVARRVLAAQPATRVGVAPILCGRGDKRTKRGKRFKGSYGNSRPKKDKKIERIKDKVEVPSGSSPVVHLPHLGVG; encoded by the exons ATGGCGACGATGATGCAGTGGTGCGGCGCTGTAGCGAGGCGGGTGTTGGCGGCTCAGCCGGCAACAAGAGTTGGGGTGGCGCCAATCCTGTGCGGGAGAGGGGATAAGAGGACAAAGAGAGGGAAGAGATTCAAGGGATCGTACGGAAACTCGAGGCCCAAGAAGGACAAGAAGATTGAACGCATCAAGGACAAAGTTGAGGTCCCCAG TGGCAGCTCTCCGGtggttcatcttcctcaccttggtGTTGGCTGA
- the LOC110650046 gene encoding NADH dehydrogenase [ubiquinone] 1 beta subcomplex subunit 9 isoform X1, producing the protein MSVSTAAYLARRAAQKERVQILYRRALRDTLTWAVHRHLFYQDASNLREKFDANKHVEDLDAIDRMIAEGEAQYNKWRHPDPYIVPWAPGGSKFTRNPTPPSGIEIVYNYGREDND; encoded by the exons ATGAGCGTGTCAACCGCGGCGTACCTAGCGAGGAGAGCAGCACAGAAGGAGAGAGTTCAGATCCTCTATCGTCGAGCTCTGAGAGACACTCTCACCTGGGCCGTCCACCGCCACCTCTTCTATCAAGAT GCTTCGAACCTCCGCGAGAAGTTCGACGCCAACAAGCATGTG GAGGATCTGGACGCTATTGATAGAATGATTGCTGAAGGTGAGGCACAGTATAATAAGTGGCGGCACCCTGATCCTTATATTG TTCCTTGGGCTCCTGGCGGTAGCAAGTTTACTCGAAATCCAACTCCACCTTCTGGG ATTGAGATAGTGTATAACTATGGTCGAGAAGATAATGATTAA
- the LOC110650046 gene encoding NADH dehydrogenase [ubiquinone] 1 beta subcomplex subunit 9 isoform X2: MSVSTAAYLARRAAQKERVQILYRRALRDTLTWAVHRHLFYQDASNLREKFDANKHVEDLDAIDRMIAEGEAQYNKWRHPDPYIEAKAAYLVYMVLSKC; this comes from the exons ATGAGCGTGTCAACCGCGGCGTACCTAGCGAGGAGAGCAGCACAGAAGGAGAGAGTTCAGATCCTCTATCGTCGAGCTCTGAGAGACACTCTCACCTGGGCCGTCCACCGCCACCTCTTCTATCAAGAT GCTTCGAACCTCCGCGAGAAGTTCGACGCCAACAAGCATGTG GAGGATCTGGACGCTATTGATAGAATGATTGCTGAAGGTGAGGCACAGTATAATAAGTGGCGGCACCCTGATCCTTATATTG AAGCAAAAGCTGCGTATCTTGTCTATATGGTCCTAAGCAAATGCTGA
- the LOC110650043 gene encoding kinesin-like protein KIN-7E produces MVSIGGTELPKMEKMPMASAREENILVLVRLRPLNEKEIAANEVADWECINDTTILYRNTLREGSTFPSAYTFDRVFRGDYSTRQVYEEGAKEVALSVVSGINSSIFAYGQTSSGKTYTMTGITEYTVADIFEYIHRHEDRAFVLKFSAIEIYNEAIRDLLSMDSTPLRLLDDPEKGTIIEKVTEETLKDWSHLKELLSICEGQRQIGETSLNEKSSRSHQILRLTIESSAREFIGKENSTTLSATVNFVDLAGSERASQALPTGARLKEGCHINRSLLTLGTVIRKLSKGRYGHINYRDSKLTRLLQPALGGNARTAIICTLSPARRHVEQTRNTLLFACCAKEVTTKAQVNVVMSDKALVKHLQRELARLESELRSPVPASSTSDYAALLRKKDLQIQKMEKEIRELTKQRDLAESRVEDLLRMIGQNQTSRNGAVVGPHPNQQAGHTWEDEYGDSGSNMEESYYLQDNNDDHSVSDGTSSLMSIGKKFVRSSSCQSLEDTAVGPAENTDDYCKEVQCIEMDETRRESSFEPHSISNGENEGTLALTMFGDDAAAGQQISTPANGRREVSRIQNGFTYDMLEQRLHHVQRTVDDLVSPDPDETSPQSLAADISSSRNMQLTRSWSCRENLMTDSSPYLGKAEQIESTPPNGFEKSFSGRPEGVRRKFPPLNYGADPARLSRNDSESSLGSAYPDDLRSQSIKTSADGDIPSIQTFVEGLQEMAKQEYEKQLVDGQVRETDQMDREFEKNAKDVGLDPMGEALETSSDWPLAFERQRGEIIELWQTCNVSLVHRAYFFLLFKGDPTDSVYMEVELRRLSFLKETLTQGNHSVGGGWSQTLTLATSIKALHKERGMLSKLMQKRLSEEERKRIYQKWGIGLNSKRRRLQLANSLWSNTKDINHIMESAAIVGKLVRFVEQGQALKEMFGLSFAPPSTRRRSLGWTYSKSTLL; encoded by the exons ATGGTGTCAATTGGAGGGACTGAACTACCAAAGATGGAGAAGATGCCAATGGCAAGTGCACGTGAGGAGAATATTCTTGTTTTGGTGAGGTTGAGACCTTTGAATGAGAAGGAGATTGCGGCAAATGAAGTTGCAGACTGGGAATGCATCAATGACACCACCATATTGTATCGGAATACCCTTCGTGAAGGCTCCACATTTCCATCTGCCTATACTTTTG ACAGAGTATTTCGGGGTGACTACTCTACGAGGCAAGTGTATGAGGAAGGAGCCAAGGAAGTTGCACTTTCAGTTGTCAGTGGTATTAACT CAAGTATTTTTGCGTATGGGCAGACAAGCAGTGGAAAGACATACACCATGACGGGGATAACTGAGTATACGGTAGCAGATATATTTGAATATATACATAGG CATGAAGACAGAGCATTCGTTTTGAAGTTCTCAGCAATTGAGATATACAATGAAGCTATTAGGGATCTTCTTAGCATGGATTCTACTCCACTTAGATTGCTAGATGATCCAGAG AAAGGGACCATTATTGAGAAAGTTACGGAGGAAACACTAAAGGACTGGAGTCATCTGAAGGAGCTCCTTTCCATTTGTGAAG GTCAAAGACAGATTGGGGAGACCTCCCTGAATGAGAAGAGCTCCAGATCTCATCAAATTCTTAGATTG ACAATTGAAAGTTCTGCTCGTGAATTCATAGGCAAAGAAAATTCTACAACTCTTTCAGCAACTGTG AATTTTGTTGATTTGGCAGGAAGTGAGCGTGCATCTCAGGCATTACCCACTGGGGCAAGATTGAAAGAAGGATGCCACATAAACCGTAGTTTACTGACTCTAGGAACTGTCATTCGCAAGCTAAG CAAGGGGAGATATGGGCACATCAATTATAGAGATTCTAAGCTGACACGGTTACTGCAGCCTGCTTTGGGTGGAAATGCTAGAACTGCCATTATCTGCACTCTGAGCCCTGCTCGTAGACATGTTGAGCAAACCAGAAATACTCTTTTGTTTGCTTGTTGTGCAAAAGAAGTTACCACAAAGGCACAGGTCAACGTAGTCATGTCAGATAAGGCACTGGTTAAGCATTTGCAAAGAGAGTTGGCTAGATTGGAGAGTGAGTTGAGAAGTCCTGTCCCTGCTTCTTCAACCAGTGATTATGCGGCATTACTTAGAAAGAAAGATCTTCAAATTCAAAAG ATGGAGAAGGAGATTCGAGAGTTGACCAAGCAACGGGATCTTGCTGAATCCCGGGTTGAGGATTTGCTGCGAATGATTGGACAGAATCAAACTTCAAGAAATGGG GCTGTGGTTGGCCCTCATCCTAATCAGCAAGCAGGGCATACATGGGAAGATGAATATGGAGACAGTGGGAGCAACATGGAGGAGTCCTACTATCTTCAGGATAATAATGATGACCATTCTGTGTCTGATGGTACTTCTTCACTGATGTCAATTGGAAAGAAGTTTGTTAGATCCAGTTCCTGTCAGAGTCTGGAGGATACCGCTGTTGGACCTGCAGAAAATACTGATGACTACTGCAAGGAAGTTCAATGTATTGAAATGGATGAGACAAGAAGAGAGAGCAGTTTTGAACCCCATTCTATATCAAATGGTGAAAATGAAGGGACATTAGCTTTGACAATGTTTGGGGATGATGCAGCAGCAGGGCAACAAATATCAACTCCAGCAAATGGACGTAGAGAAGTGAGTCGCATACAAAATGGTTTCACATATGACATGTTGGAGCAGAGGCTGCATCATGTACAAAGGACCGTAGATGATCTTGTCAGTCCTGACCCTGATGAAACATCTCCACAATCCTTGGCAGctgatatttcaagttccaggAACATGCAGTTAACAAGGAGCTGGAGCTGTAGAGAGAATCTCATGACTGACTCTTCTCCCTATCTTGGGAAGGCAGAACAAATTGAGAGCACCCCACCAAATGGTTTTGAGAAAAGCTTTTCTGGGAGGCCGGAAGGTGTCCGAAGGAAGTTTCCTCCACTAAATTATGGTGCTGACCCTGCAAGGTTATCAAGAAATGATTCTGAGTCTTCTCTTGGTAGTGCCTATCCAGATGATTTAAGATCACAGAGCATCAAAACTTCTGCAGATGGGGATATACCTAGCATCCAAACTTTTGTTGAAGGACTGCAGGAGATGGCCAAGCAGGAGTATGAGAAGCAACTAGTTGATGGTCAG GTTCGGGAGACAGACCAAATGGATCGCGAATTTGAAAAGAATGCGAAAGATGTTGGATTGGATCCCATGGGTGAAGCATTAGAAACTTCTAGTGATTGGCCATTGGCATTTGAGAGGCAGCGGGGAGAGATAATTGAACTTTGGCAAACTTGTAATGTTTCCTTGGTTCATAGAGCTTACTTTTTCCTGCTCTTTAAAGGCGATCCAACAGATTCTGTATACATGGAAGTGGAGCTTAGGAGACTTTCGTTCCTTAAGGAAACACTTACTCAAGGGAATCATTCTGTGGGAGGTGGTTGGAGTCAGACATTGACATTGGCAACAag CATCAAAGCCCTTCATAAGGAGAGAGGAATGCTAAGCAAGCTGATGCAAAAGAGGTTAtcagaagaagagagaaagagaatcTACCAGAAGTGGGGTATAGGGTTGAACTCAAAACGTAGGAGGCTACAATTGGCTAACAGCTTGTGGAGCAACACGAAGGATATTAACCACATTATGGAGAGTGCTGCCATAGTTGGAAAGCTGGTAAGGTTTGTAGAACAGGGGCAAGCTCTGAAGGAGATGTTCGGGCTTAGCTTCGCACCCCCAAGCACAAGGAGGAGGTCCTTGGGCTGGACATACAGCAAATCAACTCTTTTATAG